Proteins encoded by one window of Streptococcus suis S735:
- a CDS encoding gamma-glutamyl-gamma-aminobutyrate hydrolase family protein: MGKVIIGISGNEQEFPTKSGRVYVTVARELADSVRQAGGVPMVIPMGTPDLAKDYIDMIDKLILSGGQHVDPSLYGQKRLIDSNDYLLERDEFELALIEEALHQGKPIFAVCRGMQLLNVALGGSLEQEVDHHWQDGIAGTSHRLQVKPKSRIGQLFAQGSPINSFHQQRIKELAPGLVATGLDPRDGTIEAYESRGNQALFGIQWHPEFLYNDCKQHRDLFQYLVDIF; encoded by the coding sequence ATGGGAAAAGTTATCATTGGAATTTCAGGAAACGAGCAAGAATTTCCAACAAAATCTGGTCGCGTATATGTAACGGTAGCGCGTGAATTGGCAGACAGCGTTCGTCAGGCTGGTGGTGTACCAATGGTTATTCCTATGGGAACTCCTGACTTAGCCAAGGATTATATCGATATGATTGACAAGTTGATCTTGTCAGGTGGTCAGCATGTGGATCCAAGTCTCTACGGTCAAAAACGCTTGATTGATAGTAATGATTACCTCTTGGAACGGGATGAATTTGAACTGGCTTTGATTGAGGAAGCCCTTCATCAGGGAAAACCGATTTTTGCAGTCTGCCGAGGGATGCAGTTGCTGAATGTTGCTCTAGGTGGAAGCTTGGAACAAGAGGTGGATCATCATTGGCAAGATGGTATTGCTGGGACATCCCATCGTTTACAAGTGAAACCTAAAAGCCGAATCGGTCAATTGTTTGCCCAAGGGAGCCCTATTAATTCCTTCCATCAGCAACGAATCAAAGAATTGGCTCCAGGACTGGTGGCGACAGGTTTGGATCCTAGAGATGGTACGATAGAAGCTTATGAAAGTAGAGGGAACCAAGCTTTGTTTGGTATCCAATGGCATCCAGAATTTTTATACAATGATTGTAAGCAACATCGAGACCTATTTCAGTATTTAGTAGATATATTTTAA
- a CDS encoding DUF896 family protein — translation MEQAKIDRINELARKKKAEGLTEEELQEQAALREEYIEGYRRSVRAHIEGIKVVDEDGNDVTPEKLRQVQREKGLHGRSLDDPNS, via the coding sequence ATGGAACAAGCAAAAATCGATCGCATCAATGAATTGGCCCGCAAGAAAAAGGCGGAAGGCTTGACAGAGGAGGAGTTGCAGGAACAAGCAGCTCTTCGTGAGGAGTACATCGAGGGCTACCGCCGTAGTGTGCGTGCCCACATCGAAGGTATCAAGGTCGTCGATGAAGACGGCAATGATGTGACGCCAGAGAAACTCCGTCAAGTCCAACGTGAAAAAGGTTTGCATGGCCGTAGTTTGGATGATCCAAATTCCTAA
- the glyQ gene encoding glycine--tRNA ligase subunit alpha, whose protein sequence is MSKKLTFQEIILTLQQFWNEQGCLLMQAYDTEKGAGTMSPYTFLRAIGPEPWNAAYVEPSRRPADGRYGENPNRLYQHHQFQVVMKPSPSNIQELYLESLERLGINPLEHDIRFVEDNWENPSTGSAGLGWEVWLDGMEITQFTYFQQVGGLATGPVTAEVTYGLERLASYIQEVDSVYDIEWADGVKYGEIFIQPEYEHSKYSFEVSDQDMLLENFTKFEKEAERALEEGLVHPAFDYVLKCSHTFNLLDARGAVSVTERAGYIARIRNLARVVAKTFVAERKKLGFPLLDEATRAELLKEDAE, encoded by the coding sequence ATGTCAAAAAAACTTACTTTCCAGGAAATTATCCTGACCTTACAACAATTTTGGAATGAGCAGGGGTGCTTGCTCATGCAGGCTTATGATACAGAAAAAGGTGCGGGTACTATGAGTCCATACACTTTCTTGCGTGCTATCGGGCCTGAGCCTTGGAATGCGGCTTATGTAGAGCCTTCACGTCGTCCAGCAGATGGTCGTTATGGGGAAAACCCAAACCGCTTGTATCAGCACCACCAATTCCAAGTGGTTATGAAACCATCTCCATCTAATATCCAAGAACTTTACTTGGAATCTTTGGAGCGTTTGGGTATCAATCCTTTGGAACATGACATTCGTTTCGTTGAGGATAACTGGGAAAACCCTTCAACAGGCTCAGCTGGTCTGGGCTGGGAAGTTTGGTTGGACGGTATGGAAATCACGCAGTTTACCTATTTCCAACAGGTTGGTGGTTTGGCAACAGGCCCTGTTACAGCCGAGGTAACCTACGGTTTGGAGCGTTTGGCTTCCTATATCCAAGAAGTTGACTCCGTTTACGATATCGAATGGGCTGACGGTGTTAAATACGGTGAAATCTTTATCCAGCCAGAATATGAGCATTCAAAATACTCCTTTGAAGTATCCGACCAAGACATGCTCCTTGAAAACTTCACTAAGTTTGAAAAAGAAGCTGAGCGGGCTTTGGAAGAAGGATTGGTTCACCCAGCCTTTGACTATGTACTCAAATGTTCCCATACCTTTAACCTGCTCGATGCCCGTGGAGCCGTATCTGTAACCGAGCGTGCTGGCTACATCGCCCGTATCCGTAACCTTGCCCGTGTCGTTGCCAAGACCTTTGTGGCAGAGCGGAAAAAACTCGGTTTCCCACTTTTGGATGAAGCAACACGAGCAGAATTGTTGAAGGAGGACGCAGAATAA
- the glyS gene encoding glycine--tRNA ligase subunit beta: MTKNLLVELGLEEIPAYIVTPAMHQLRDRMATFLTDNRLAFDSIDVFSTPRRLAVRVRGLADQQTDLTEDFKGPAKKIALDADGNFTKAAEGFVRGKGLTTADIEFREIKGEEYVYVTKHEAGQPAKTVLAGIPEVLKAMTFPVSMNWASNKFAYIRPVHTLTVLLDDEALDMDFLDITSGRISRGHRFLGNETEIASADSYEADLRAQFVITDPAERQNMIVEQIKAIEDKHNVTVEIDEDLLNEVLNLVEYPTAFMGSFDTKYLEVPEEVLVTSMKNHQRYFVVRDKAGKLLPNFISVRNGNDQYLDNVIKGNEKVLVARLEDGEFFWREDQKLKIADLVERLKVVTFHEKIGSLYEHMERTKVIAEKLADLAGLSAGEKADVARAADIYKFDLLTGMVGEFDELQGIMGEKYALLAGEKPAVAAAIREHYLPNSAEGELPESKVGAVLALADKFDTLLSFFSVGLIPSGSNDPYALRRATQGIVRILEAFGWEIPLDQLIAELYSLNFASLTYDNQPAVMDFIRARVEKMMDKTIPKDIREAVLASSTFVVRLQLAASSAIFQKAKEADYKEAVENLSRVFNLAEKAEVTAIDEALFENDQEKALAAAVAGLELTEDMAGNLDKLFALSPVIAAFFDNTMVMVDDATVKANRLALLKALADKASAVAVFNLLNSK, translated from the coding sequence ATGACAAAGAATTTACTTGTTGAACTTGGCTTGGAAGAAATTCCTGCCTACATCGTAACCCCAGCCATGCACCAGTTGCGTGACCGCATGGCGACCTTTTTGACAGACAATCGCTTGGCTTTTGACAGCATTGATGTCTTTTCAACGCCACGCCGTTTGGCTGTTCGTGTGCGTGGTTTGGCAGACCAGCAGACTGATCTTACAGAAGATTTCAAGGGTCCTGCTAAGAAGATTGCCTTAGACGCAGACGGAAACTTCACCAAGGCTGCTGAAGGTTTTGTCCGTGGCAAAGGCTTGACGACAGCTGACATTGAATTCCGCGAGATCAAGGGCGAAGAGTATGTTTATGTGACCAAACACGAAGCAGGCCAGCCAGCTAAGACAGTTTTGGCGGGCATTCCAGAGGTCTTGAAGGCTATGACCTTCCCTGTCAGCATGAACTGGGCGTCCAACAAATTCGCCTACATCCGTCCTGTCCACACCTTGACCGTTCTTTTGGACGATGAAGCATTGGATATGGACTTCTTGGACATTACATCTGGTCGCATCAGCCGTGGTCACCGTTTCCTTGGAAATGAAACTGAGATTGCAAGTGCAGATTCTTACGAGGCAGACTTGCGTGCACAGTTTGTTATCACTGACCCCGCAGAGCGTCAAAATATGATCGTCGAGCAAATCAAGGCTATCGAGGACAAACACAACGTGACAGTTGAAATTGATGAAGATTTGCTCAACGAAGTTCTCAATCTGGTCGAGTACCCAACTGCCTTCATGGGTTCTTTTGACACTAAATATTTGGAAGTACCAGAAGAAGTTTTGGTAACTTCCATGAAAAACCACCAGCGTTACTTTGTAGTGCGGGATAAGGCTGGCAAGCTTTTGCCAAACTTCATCTCCGTCCGAAACGGTAATGACCAGTACCTTGACAATGTCATTAAAGGAAACGAAAAAGTCTTGGTGGCCCGTTTGGAAGATGGTGAGTTCTTCTGGCGTGAGGACCAAAAACTCAAGATTGCTGACTTAGTAGAGCGACTCAAAGTTGTGACCTTCCATGAGAAAATCGGCTCACTTTACGAGCACATGGAACGCACCAAAGTTATCGCAGAAAAACTGGCTGACTTGGCAGGTTTGTCTGCGGGTGAAAAAGCAGATGTGGCGCGTGCGGCGGACATCTACAAATTTGACCTCTTGACAGGCATGGTCGGTGAGTTTGATGAATTGCAAGGGATTATGGGTGAGAAGTATGCCCTTCTTGCAGGGGAAAAACCTGCGGTGGCAGCGGCAATCCGTGAGCACTACTTGCCAAACTCAGCAGAAGGCGAATTGCCTGAGAGCAAGGTCGGTGCGGTCCTGGCACTGGCTGATAAGTTTGACACCCTCCTATCCTTCTTCTCAGTTGGCTTGATTCCGTCTGGTTCAAACGACCCTTACGCTCTTCGTCGTGCAACACAGGGTATCGTGCGGATTTTGGAAGCATTTGGTTGGGAAATTCCATTGGATCAGTTGATTGCGGAGCTCTACAGCTTGAATTTTGCTAGCTTGACCTATGACAACCAGCCAGCTGTTATGGACTTTATCCGTGCTCGTGTAGAGAAGATGATGGACAAGACCATTCCGAAAGACATCCGCGAGGCTGTACTTGCCAGCTCAACTTTTGTGGTCAGACTGCAACTGGCAGCCAGCTCTGCTATTTTCCAAAAAGCAAAAGAGGCTGACTACAAGGAAGCCGTGGAAAACTTGTCACGTGTCTTCAACTTGGCTGAAAAGGCGGAGGTGACTGCGATTGACGAGGCCCTCTTCGAAAACGACCAGGAAAAAGCCCTTGCTGCTGCAGTGGCAGGCTTGGAGTTGACAGAAGATATGGCGGGCAACTTGGACAAGCTCTTTGCTCTCAGCCCAGTCATCGCGGCCTTCTTCGACAATACCATGGTTATGGTAGATGACGCAACAGTCAAAGCAAACCGCTTGGCTCTCTTGAAAGCCTTGGCGGATAAGGCAAGTGCTGTGGCGGTCTTCAATCTCTTGAATAGCAAGTAG
- a CDS encoding M20/M25/M40 family metallo-hydrolase has protein sequence MADSKVQAFENDAIIQTYFEKLKVLISKKSIFAQQIGLLDVATYLKDIFEEAGAEVVLDDSYAAPFVMARFEASVPDAKTLIFYNHYDTVPADADQVWEKGNPFELTISDGYIYGRGVDDDKGHITARLSALKKYQARQNGHLPVNVIFIMEGAEESASVDLDKYLSKYKEHLIGADLLVWEQGHRNSLHQLEIAGGNKGIVTFDLQVKSADLDIHSSYGGVIDSASWYLLSALQSMRAADGQILVEGIYDQVQEPNERELALVEEFALATSQSMTDIYGLTLPTLIEDRREFLKRLYFEPSITIQGLSTGYLGQGVKTIIPAQASAKMEVRLVPGLEPHDVLDKIRQHLDKHGFDKVEVVFTLGEMSYRSDMSHPAIVNVIELAKKLTPEGVAVLPTSPGTGPMHTVFHALGVPIAGFGLGNANSRDHAGDENVSIADYYSHVELVEELIASYE, from the coding sequence ATGGCAGATAGTAAAGTTCAAGCATTTGAAAATGATGCGATTATTCAAACCTATTTTGAAAAGTTGAAGGTCTTGATTTCAAAGAAATCCATTTTTGCTCAGCAGATTGGTTTGCTGGATGTGGCGACTTACTTGAAAGATATATTTGAAGAAGCTGGTGCAGAGGTTGTTTTGGATGATAGTTATGCAGCACCCTTTGTCATGGCTAGGTTTGAGGCTTCGGTTCCAGATGCGAAAACATTGATTTTCTACAATCATTATGATACAGTACCTGCAGATGCCGATCAGGTCTGGGAGAAGGGCAACCCCTTCGAATTGACCATTTCCGATGGCTATATCTATGGTCGCGGGGTAGATGATGATAAGGGCCATATCACAGCTCGTCTGTCGGCCTTGAAAAAATATCAAGCTAGACAGAATGGCCATTTACCAGTCAATGTGATTTTTATTATGGAAGGGGCAGAAGAGTCAGCCTCTGTCGACTTGGATAAGTATCTTTCAAAATATAAAGAACATTTGATTGGTGCTGATTTGCTTGTCTGGGAGCAGGGGCATCGCAATAGCCTACATCAGCTAGAAATTGCTGGTGGGAATAAGGGAATTGTGACCTTCGATCTTCAGGTCAAATCAGCTGACTTGGATATTCATTCTTCCTATGGTGGTGTCATTGATTCGGCAAGCTGGTATTTATTATCAGCACTTCAATCCATGCGGGCTGCAGATGGGCAAATTCTGGTAGAAGGCATTTACGATCAGGTTCAAGAGCCAAATGAGCGTGAATTGGCCTTGGTGGAAGAATTTGCACTGGCTACCAGTCAGTCTATGACGGATATTTATGGACTAACCCTTCCAACCTTGATAGAAGATCGTCGTGAGTTTCTGAAGCGTTTGTATTTTGAACCATCGATTACCATTCAAGGCTTGTCAACTGGCTATCTTGGTCAAGGTGTCAAGACCATCATACCAGCTCAGGCTTCTGCTAAGATGGAAGTCCGTCTGGTACCTGGATTGGAGCCGCATGATGTATTAGATAAGATTCGCCAGCATTTGGATAAACATGGTTTTGACAAAGTTGAGGTTGTCTTCACTCTAGGAGAGATGAGCTACCGAAGTGACATGTCCCACCCTGCCATTGTCAATGTGATTGAGTTGGCTAAAAAGTTGACGCCAGAAGGAGTTGCTGTTTTGCCGACGTCACCGGGGACAGGACCCATGCATACAGTTTTTCATGCCTTGGGCGTGCCGATTGCAGGATTTGGATTAGGAAATGCCAACAGTCGCGACCATGCAGGTGATGAAAATGTCAGCATCGCTGACTACTATAGCCATGTTGAATTAGTAGAGGAGTTAATTGCAAGTTATGAGTAA
- a CDS encoding methionine ABC transporter ATP-binding protein encodes MSKEMIKLDNIDVTFQQKKRTIEAVKDVTIHINQGDIYGIVGYSGAGKSTLVRVINLLQVPTAGKITIDEDVIYEGEKVTLTPAQLRSKRREIGMIFQHFNLMAQMTAEENVAFALKHSGLSKEEKKEKVAKLLDLVGLSDRAENYPAQLSGGQKQRVAIARALANDPKILISDESTSALDPKTTKQILALLQELNEKLGLTIVMITHEMQIVKDICNRVAVMQDGRLIEEGSVLEIFSHPKEELTQDFIKTATGIDEALVKIYQQDIVKNLPENSILVQLKYAGSNTDTAIVNDLYKFYQVSANILYGNIEILDHTPVGEMVVILSGEPGQLHRAIEAVTEARVEVTILKGAN; translated from the coding sequence ATGAGTAAGGAAATGATTAAGCTAGATAATATTGATGTAACTTTCCAGCAGAAAAAACGTACGATTGAAGCGGTAAAGGATGTGACCATCCATATCAATCAAGGGGATATTTACGGTATCGTAGGTTATTCTGGAGCAGGGAAATCTACCCTTGTTCGAGTGATTAATTTATTGCAGGTGCCGACAGCGGGTAAAATTACTATCGATGAGGATGTAATTTACGAGGGAGAAAAGGTCACACTTACCCCAGCTCAATTGCGGAGCAAACGCCGTGAAATCGGCATGATTTTCCAGCATTTCAATCTGATGGCTCAAATGACGGCAGAAGAAAACGTAGCCTTTGCCCTTAAGCATTCGGGTTTGAGCAAGGAAGAGAAGAAAGAAAAAGTTGCTAAGTTGTTGGACTTGGTTGGGCTTTCTGACCGTGCTGAAAACTATCCAGCTCAGTTGTCTGGTGGTCAAAAACAACGTGTTGCCATTGCCCGTGCCTTGGCCAATGACCCTAAAATCTTGATTTCAGATGAGTCAACTTCTGCCTTGGATCCGAAAACAACTAAGCAGATTTTGGCACTTTTGCAGGAATTGAATGAAAAATTGGGCTTGACCATTGTTATGATTACTCATGAGATGCAGATTGTAAAAGATATTTGTAACCGTGTGGCTGTTATGCAGGATGGTCGCTTGATCGAAGAAGGTTCAGTTTTAGAAATCTTCTCTCATCCAAAAGAAGAATTGACACAGGATTTCATCAAAACAGCAACAGGAATTGATGAGGCCTTGGTGAAAATTTACCAGCAGGATATTGTTAAGAATTTGCCTGAGAACAGTATTTTGGTGCAACTCAAGTACGCAGGTTCAAATACGGATACGGCAATTGTGAATGACTTGTATAAATTCTATCAAGTATCTGCCAATATTCTTTATGGCAATATTGAAATTTTGGACCATACGCCAGTCGGTGAGATGGTGGTGATCTTATCAGGTGAACCTGGTCAGTTGCACCGTGCGATTGAAGCAGTGACGGAAGCGCGTGTGGAAGTGACGATTTTGAAAGGAGCGAACTAG
- a CDS encoding methionine ABC transporter permease has translation MLEWIQTNFPDIYKLGWDGQTGWLTHFNLTLYMTFVSFAFGGFMGLVSGLFLVLTGPRGVIANKTAYWILDKVASIFRAIPFIILLAAIAPLTKIIVGKTIGTEAALVPLALSVFPFFARQVEVVLSELDRGVIEAAQASGATFWDIVLVYLREGLPDLIRVTTFALVSLVGYTAMAGAIGAGGLGQVALSYGYLRYNNDVTFLATLLILVIIFVIQFIGDFLTRKISHR, from the coding sequence ATGTTAGAATGGATTCAAACGAATTTTCCAGATATTTATAAATTGGGCTGGGATGGTCAGACAGGTTGGTTAACACATTTTAATTTGACCCTCTATATGACCTTTGTTTCCTTTGCTTTTGGTGGATTTATGGGCTTGGTGTCTGGTTTGTTCTTGGTCTTGACAGGTCCACGTGGGGTTATTGCCAATAAGACTGCCTATTGGATTTTGGACAAGGTGGCTTCTATCTTCCGTGCCATTCCTTTTATTATCTTGTTGGCGGCTATTGCTCCTTTGACGAAAATTATTGTTGGAAAAACCATTGGTACAGAGGCGGCTTTGGTGCCGCTCGCTCTTTCAGTCTTTCCGTTCTTTGCCCGTCAGGTTGAAGTGGTTTTATCAGAATTGGATCGTGGTGTCATTGAGGCGGCTCAGGCATCAGGTGCGACTTTCTGGGATATTGTCCTTGTCTATCTGCGTGAGGGTCTGCCTGACTTGATTCGTGTGACGACATTTGCCCTGGTTTCCTTGGTCGGCTATACAGCCATGGCAGGAGCTATCGGAGCAGGTGGTTTGGGACAGGTTGCGCTATCATACGGCTACCTACGGTATAATAATGATGTGACCTTTTTAGCAACTCTTTTGATTTTAGTTATCATCTTCGTAATCCAGTTTATTGGAGATTTCTTGACGAGAAAGATTAGTCATAGATAG
- a CDS encoding DUF1398 domain-containing protein, giving the protein MFTLENINHGHEQFTGPDFPKLIAYFKDLGMVENIVDIQSGQVTYRSQTGQTLEKQGYQVTIPVSDQANLDQFVTILRNHQAGQTDFLTFCQETAEAGIYKWVIDLEAMTCSYMDKAEQAVFVETIPSVEN; this is encoded by the coding sequence ATGTTCACCTTAGAAAATATCAATCACGGGCATGAACAGTTTACAGGGCCTGATTTTCCCAAACTGATTGCCTATTTTAAGGACTTGGGTATGGTGGAAAATATTGTGGATATCCAGTCTGGCCAGGTTACCTATCGCTCACAGACAGGGCAAACTCTGGAAAAGCAGGGCTATCAAGTGACGATACCTGTTTCGGACCAAGCCAATCTGGACCAGTTTGTGACTATCTTACGCAATCATCAGGCTGGACAAACAGATTTTCTCACCTTCTGCCAAGAAACAGCAGAAGCAGGGATTTACAAGTGGGTCATCGATCTAGAAGCCATGACCTGTTCCTATATGGACAAGGCAGAACAGGCTGTCTTTGTGGAAACTATACCGAGTGTGGAGAACTAG
- a CDS encoding MetQ/NlpA family ABC transporter substrate-binding protein → MKLKKLFSLATAALSVGVLAACGNSSSSSDSSATTVRVGVMSLSDSEQARWDKVQEILGDEVKLEFTQFTDYSQPNKAVAENEVDINAFQHYNFLNNWNQENGEDLVAIADTYIAPIRLYSGTADGKNKYTKVEEIPDGAEIAVPNDPTNESRALYLLQAAGLIKVGVSGTELATIADITENKKNLKITELDASQTASSLSSVDAAVVNNTFVLEAGLDYKNALYKEQKDENSKQWYNLIAARSDWEKSEQAAAIKKIIEAYHTDEVKKVIEETSDGMDEPVW, encoded by the coding sequence ATGAAATTAAAAAAATTGTTTAGTTTGGCAACGGCTGCTTTATCAGTAGGTGTACTTGCTGCATGTGGTAACTCTTCTTCAAGTTCAGATTCATCTGCAACAACTGTTCGAGTAGGTGTGATGAGCTTGAGCGATTCTGAGCAAGCCCGTTGGGATAAAGTTCAAGAAATTCTTGGTGATGAAGTGAAATTGGAGTTCACTCAATTTACAGATTACTCACAGCCAAACAAGGCAGTAGCTGAAAACGAAGTAGACATCAACGCCTTCCAGCACTATAACTTCTTGAATAACTGGAATCAAGAAAATGGTGAAGACTTGGTTGCTATTGCGGATACTTATATCGCACCAATCCGTCTTTACTCAGGTACAGCTGATGGAAAAAACAAGTACACTAAAGTGGAAGAAATTCCAGATGGTGCAGAAATTGCGGTTCCAAACGACCCAACAAACGAAAGTCGTGCTCTCTACCTTCTTCAAGCAGCTGGTTTGATCAAGGTTGGTGTATCTGGTACAGAATTGGCAACTATTGCTGACATTACTGAAAACAAGAAAAACTTGAAGATCACTGAGTTGGATGCAAGCCAAACAGCAAGCTCACTTAGCTCAGTTGATGCAGCAGTTGTAAACAACACATTTGTGTTGGAAGCTGGTTTGGATTACAAAAATGCCCTTTACAAAGAGCAAAAAGATGAAAATTCAAAACAGTGGTACAACTTGATTGCAGCTCGTAGCGATTGGGAAAAATCAGAGCAAGCAGCAGCGATTAAGAAAATTATCGAAGCCTACCACACGGATGAAGTGAAAAAAGTTATTGAAGAGACTTCAGACGGTATGGATGAGCCAGTTTGGTAA
- a CDS encoding B3/4 domain-containing protein, which produces MSQFVVDSSFWSLFPDAKIGVLLLKDYKTPAQSPDELVKLLEESNGIAQKFLTEDTFSENEVIRTYRQAYQKFKTKKGARSSIEALLKRSTSDRPVTTISPLVDIYNAASLRFGLPCGAEDLDTFVGNLQLTVTEGGDEFYLIGDETNNPTLPGEVCYKDDKGAVCRCFNWRDGERTMITDETKNAFLVMELVNSDRVEDLENALDFISQHAEKFLGVVPEKYLLDCDRPAIAL; this is translated from the coding sequence ATGTCACAATTTGTTGTTGATTCATCTTTTTGGAGTCTATTTCCAGATGCAAAAATTGGAGTTCTATTATTGAAAGATTATAAAACGCCGGCGCAATCGCCTGATGAATTAGTGAAATTACTGGAAGAAAGCAACGGAATTGCCCAGAAATTTCTTACGGAAGATACCTTTAGTGAGAATGAGGTCATTCGTACATATCGTCAAGCCTATCAAAAATTTAAAACAAAAAAAGGCGCGCGTTCTAGTATCGAAGCACTTTTGAAACGTTCAACTAGTGACCGTCCAGTCACAACAATTTCTCCATTAGTGGACATTTATAATGCGGCGAGTTTACGTTTTGGTCTTCCATGTGGTGCTGAAGATTTAGATACATTTGTAGGCAATCTCCAACTAACGGTCACTGAGGGTGGGGATGAATTCTATCTCATTGGTGATGAAACCAATAATCCAACTTTACCAGGTGAAGTTTGCTATAAGGATGATAAAGGCGCCGTTTGTCGCTGTTTCAATTGGCGCGATGGTGAGCGAACCATGATTACGGATGAGACAAAGAATGCTTTCTTGGTCATGGAGTTGGTCAATTCTGATAGAGTAGAAGATTTGGAAAATGCCCTAGATTTTATCAGTCAACACGCAGAAAAATTCTTGGGAGTAGTACCAGAAAAATATCTACTAGATTGCGATAGGCCTGCAATAGCCTTGTAG